A genomic stretch from Malus domestica chromosome 15, GDT2T_hap1 includes:
- the LOC139192050 gene encoding inositol-3-phosphate synthase 1-like: MFIDSFKVDSPNVVYTENEIHSVYSYETTELVHENRNGKYQWIVKPKSIKYEFKTDIHVPKLGVMLVGWGGNNGSTLTAGVIANREGISWATKDMVQQANYFGSLTQASSIRVGSFNGEEIYAPFKSLLPMVKPDDIVFGGWDISDMNLADAMARAKVLDIDLQKQLRPYMESMLPLPGIYDPDFIAANQGARANNVIKGTKKEQLQQVIKDIREFKEKSKVDKVVVLWTANTERYSNVIVGLNDTVENLLGSVDKNDAEISPSTLYAIACVLENVPFINGSPQNTFVPGLIDLAIRRNSLIGGDDFKSGQTKMKSVLVDFLVGAGIKPTSIVSYNHLGNNDGMNLSAPQTFRSKEISKSNVVDDMVSSNGILYGPGEHPDHVVVIKYVPYVGDSKRALDEYTSEIFMGGKSTIVLHNTCEDSLLAAPIILDLVLLAELSTRIQLKSEAEAKFHSFHPVATILSYLSKAPLVPPGTPVVNALSKQRAMLENILRACVGLAPENNMILEYK; this comes from the exons atgTTCATCGATAGCTTTAAGGTAGACTCCCCGAACGTGGTGTACACAGAGAATGAGATTCATTCGGTGTACAGCTACGAAACCACTGAGCTTGTGCATGAGAACAGAAATGGAAAGTATCAGTGGATTGTGAAGCCCAAATCTATCAAATACGAATTCAAGACTGATATCCATGTCCCCAAACTAGG GGTAATGCTGGTGGGTTGGGGTGGAAACAATGGCTCAACCCTCACTGCTGGTGTGATTGCAAACAGAGA AGGAATCTCCTGGGCAACCAAAGACATGGTGCAACAAGCCAACTACTTTGGCTCACTGACCCAAGCCTCATCCATCCGTGTTGGGTCTTTCAACGGCGAGGAGATTTATGCCCCGTTCAAGAGCCTCCTGCCTATG GTGAAGCCCGATGACATTGTGTTTGGGGGTTGGGACATTAGTGACATGAACTTAGCAGATGCAATGGCAAGGGCAAAGGTCCTTGACATTGATCTGCAAAAGCAACTGAGGCCATACATGGAGTCCATGCTCCCACTCCCTGGAATCTACGACCCCGATTTCATCGCTGCCAACCAAGGTGCTCGTGCCAACAACGTCATCAAGGGCACCAAGAAGGAACAACTCCAACAAGTCATTAAAGACATTAG gGAGTTCAAGGAGAAGAGCAAGGTGGACAAGGTGGTTGTGCTATGGACTGCCAACACTGAAAGGTATAGTAATGTGATTGTGGGGCTAAACGACACCGTTGAGAACCTGTTGGGTTCGGTGGACAAGAATGACGCTGAGATATCTCCTTCCACATTGTATGCCATAGCTTGTGTTCTTGAAAATGTTCCTTTCATCAATGGAAGCCCACAAAACACTTTTGTCCCAG GACTCATTGATTTGGCAATTAGGAGAAACAGTTTGATCGGTGGAGATGACTTTAAGAGTGGTCAGACCAAGATGAAGTCTGTGTTGGTTGATTTCCTTGTTGGGGCTGGAATCAAGCCAACATCCATAGTGAGCTACAACCATCTTGGGAACAATGACGGCATGAACCTTTCCGCACCGCAAACCTTCCGGTCAAAAGAGATTTCAAAGAGCAATGTTGTGGATGACATGGTGTCCAGCAATGGCATCCTCTACGGGCCAGGCGAGCACCCTGACCATGTTGTGGTGATCAAGTATGTGCCATATGTTGGGGACAGCAAGAGAGCCCTGGATGAGTACACCTCTGAGATTTTCATGGGTGGGAAAAGCACCATTGTGTTGCACAACACCTGTGAGGATTCCCTCTTGGCTGCTCCTATCATCCTCGATTTAGTTCTCCTCGCTGAACTCAGCACCCGTATCCAGCTCAAATCTGAAGCAGAG GCCAAGTTCCACTCTTTCCACCCTGTGGCTACAATTCTCAGTTACCTCAGCAAGGCTCCTCTT GTTCCGCCAGGTACACCCGTGGTGAATGCACTGTCAAAGCAGAGGGCAATGCTGGAGAACATACTGAGGGCTTGTGTTGGTCTGGCTCCAGAGAACAACATGATCTTGGAATACAAGTGA